The DNA window GGCAGTGGCTCaggtgtggttgttgtccttgatgatctttatggccttcctgtaacatcggtggtgtaggtgtcctggagggcaggttttcccccagtgatgcgtttgaacagacctcactatcctctggagagccttacggttgtgggcggagcagttgccgtaccaggcggtgatacagccccgCCAGGATGCCTCGATTGTCCACCACCTCactttgtgagtgcttttggtgacaagccgaatttcttcagccgcctcctgaggttgaagaggcgctgctgcgctttcttcacgatgctgtctgtgtggggtggaccaattcagtttgtctgtgatgagtatgccgaggaacttaaaacttgctaccctctccactactgttccatcgatgtggataggggtgttccctctgctgttttcctgaagtccacaatcatctccttagttttttgacgttgagtgtgaggttattttcctgacaccacactcgagGGCCCTCCACGCTCCTACCTGTAGCTGCCGTCGTCGTTTGTTGGGTAAtccaagcctaccactgttgtgtcggtccgcaacttgatgattgagttggagcgtggccgtggccacgcagtcgtgggtgaacaggggaaGTACAAGGAGATGGGCTCAGAAagcacacccttgtggggccccagtgtatGAGGATCCGCGGGGTTGTAGATGTGTGCCTACCCTCACCCCACCTGGGGGtggtcccgtcaggaagtccagtacccagggacccagggtctcgagcttgatgacgagcttggatggtactatggtgttaaatgccgagctgtagtcgatgaacagcagtctcacatagatattcctcttgtccagatgggttagggcagtgtgcagtgtggttgagattgcatcgttctgtggacctatttggccggtaagcaaattggagtgggtctagggtgtcaggtaggtggaggtgatatggtcctggactagtctctcaaaacacttcatgatgacggaatgtgagtgctacggggcggtagtcgtttagctcagttaccttagctttcttgggaacaggaacaatggtggccctcttgaagcatgtgagaacagcagactgggatagggattgattgaatatgtccgtaaacacaccagccagcctgtctgcgcatgctctgagggcgcggctggggatgccgtctgggcctgcagccttgcgagggttaacacgtttaaatgttttactcacctcggctgcagtgaaggagaggccgcatgttttggttgcaggctgtgtcagtggcactgtattgtcctcaaagcgggcaaaaaagttatttagtctgcctgggagcaagacatcctggtccgtgacggggctggttttctttttgtaatccgtgattgactgtagaccctgccacatacctcttgtgtctgagctgttgaattgagattctactttgtctctatactgacgcttagcttgtttgattgccttgcggagggaatagctgcactgtttgtattcggtcatgtttctggtcaccttgccctgattaaaagcagtggttcgcgctttcagtttcacacgaatgctgccatcaatccacggtttctggtgtgggaatgttttaatcgttgctatgggaacgacatcttcaacgcacgttctaatgaactcgcacaccgaatcagcgtattcgtcaatgttgttgtctgacgcaatacgaaacatatcccagtccacgtgatggaagcagtcttggagtgtggaatcagattggtcggaccagcgttgaacagacctcagcgtgggagcttcttgttttagtttctgtctgtaggcagggaataacaaaatggagtcgtggtcagcttttccgaaaggagggcggggcagggccttatatgcgtcgcggaagttagaatagcagtgatccaaggttttgccagccctggttgcgcagtCGATATGctgattagccttgttaaaatccccagctacaatgaatgcagcctcaggatgtatggattccagtttgcaaagagtcaaataaagttagttcagagccatcgatgtgtctgcttgggggggaatatatatggctgtcattataatcgaagagaattcccttggtagataatgcggtcgacatttgattgtgaggaattctaaatcaggtgaacagaaggacttgagttcctgtatgcatTTGTgaccacaccatgtctcgttagccataaggcatacgcccccgcccctcttcttaccagaaagatgtttgtttctgtcggctcGATttgtggagaaaccagctggctgcaccgactccgatagcgtctctccagtgagccatgtttccgtgaagcaaagaacgttacagtctctgatgtccctctggaatgctacccttgctcggatttcatcaaccttgttgtcaagagactggacattggcgagaagtatactggggagtggtgcacgatgtgcccgtctccggagtctgaccagaagaccgctacgtttctctcttttacgaagtcgttttttggggtcgccggctgggatccattccgttgtcctgggtgaaaggcagaacacaggatccgcttcgcgaaagtcatattcttggtcgtactgatggtgagttgacgctgctcttatattcagtagttcttctcgactgtatgtaatgaaacctaagatgacctggggcactaatgtaagaaataacacgtaaaaaaacaaaaaactgcatagtttccttaggaacgcgaagcgaggcggccatctctgtcggcgccggaagttctcAACTTTGATATGATTTGTAAGTGAAAGTAGGCAAAAACAGAGGTGATTATGATATGAAATATTGCATCAGGACATCTATCATGCTGTGAAGATCCTTCTTGTATATGAACTCATTTCAAATGTAAGGTATTGAAAGCATTCTATTTTTGCTGTCTGTAAATGTATTTACAAAATTCAACATGGCTGCCTATTCAGATGCTCTAGGAAGGTTGTGTAAATACAGAGAGAAGAGTTCAATTAGAGTAAAATATCCATACTTGTAGCACATTCATATTGTACCATGTATTGTTCAATTCATACATTTAAATTGCAGTAACTATTCAGTCATTGTGCTTTGTTTTTCATCGGTTCATTAAAGAATAGGTCTTTGATTAAGTCATGGTAAACTGTAAAAATGGTGTTCCTTTGAACTTTTTCTCTTGCATTACTGATATTGAATAACGTGTTCCATCATGACCTGTTACATGACTATTACCACTTGATCCAGTTGTTTATGCAAAATAGCTATTTGTATATAAACAGTATAACTTGTACACATGCACTTGTAAAGAAATTATAATAATTGATGTGCTATACTTAGTCTTGGTTGTAATTTATGGCTTCTCTTTACTGTGCAAAACGACCaatttattatttatatattttttgtacttTTATCTTTTTTTAATCCCCCAATTTTCATGATATTCAATTGGTAGTTGCAGTGTTGTCCCATCTctgcaactcccctatggactcgggagaagcgaaggtcaagagccatgcatcctccgaaacaggACCCTGctaagctgcactgcttcttgacacactgctcgcttaacccggaagccgcaccaatgtgttggaggaaacaccgtgcagcTGGTGACCAAAGTCAGCGGGGCCAtctgtgcgccgcctcatgggactcctggtcacggccggctCGAACCCAGgtttgtagtgacacctcaagtactgcgatgcagtgccttagaccgctgcgccacttgggaggcccaacTACCTTATTTTCTAAAGATGACATCATAATCTGCCCTTGTAGCCCACACTCTTGATAACCTCAACCACTGCTCCCTGCTCCAGAATTGGGCAATTATACATTGCCCAACAAACTGCATGTAATGGATCTAATTTACTGGTGAGTGGATGCTATTTCATTTCATTGCTGTAAGTAGTTAAGGAAAGAAAAACTGAATACATCTGTGGAATATAAATTGCcggatttataaaggatgtatAAATCAAGAGTGCCAAGAGCTATGTCTACCATATGTGTAGAACAACACAAAGTACAAGCCAAAAGGAGTGGTCTTTCATTCAACTGACAATCAAAAACGTCTTGCATTGATTTGACCCTGAACATTCAGAGTTTGATTGACTCTTCAAACCAAAATCATCAGTGAAGAAACCGTGTACCTTTTAAGTACTACCTTATAGTACTTCAAACCCCATGTCCAAGTATTTTACATTTCAACGTATAACAAATGTGAGAGAGCTATCATTCAACGAGTTGTCTATGTTATCAATCTGTCAATGAAGACACCGGTGCCCCTGGGTGAACCATCACAGACTCGGGCATGTTTGCTGTGAAACTCTGGGgggcactgacagacagactggagaGAATGTTGAGAATGTAGATGTTGAGCCACTGGAGCCCAGTGACTGCTGGTTTGAGAGGCAGATGTCTGCCAATGACTGTGTCCGTGACTATGTCCATGGCCCAGCCTTCAAATGTCTTTGGTGTGGTCTCGGTAGCCTGTAGGTTGGAGGAAACTGGAGCGTAGGCTTGGACTGGGTAGGAATGATTCTGGAACCAATGAGAATGTGGAGAGTTTACAGAGAGCTTATCTAACTAAACAGTGATTCTCTAACTAATCATGGGGGACCACTAGGTGCCTATTGTACAGTATTCAATTACAGCTGAGGATCATCTATTGAAACTGCTCATTATACTGTAGTACATCATGTACTCTGGCTTGCACCCAGCAATCATGTTCATTTAATGACCTCTCGTCTTGTAGGATAAATGATGCATCTAGTGCTTTCTCAGTACTCAGGGTGGGTGGACTGTCTTCCTTCTCTATTGATGTAGGGTCATACAGGACATCAATGTtcaggggcacaactttcactggggacagggAGACATCCCCCcccattctgaaattgcatttttgtcccccccagaTGTATCATTGAAaggtgatacaaaacgaggcaaaaGTGTGCTTTAGGGCCTTGAGGATGCGGTTGGGTTGGCTGTTTGGACTATTTATCTGACCGGATGGGGAGAAAaaacacttctaaaaccaaagttgtccCTCAGAAGCCTGAAAGGCATCTTCTTATCCAGGACTGATGCTCTATGTTCAGCATGAGGACTCAACACACATTTCAAgcatattatttattttaattgaacctttatttaactaggcaagtcagtttaagaacaaattcttatttacaatgatggcctaccctggccaaacccggacagagctgggccaattgtgcaccgccctatgggattcccaatcacggccagatgtgatacagcctggattcaaaccagggactgtagactgagatgcagtgccttagaccacagcaCCGCACATAAACATATTACCATTTAACTACACTATTAAGCCCCCTTAAAGCTGTGACATACTGCAGTGTATCACAGTTATTTTCAACCACAATAAGGTTGGAGTAAGGATAGAGATCCCCCCTGCTATGATGGGGTTGCAGAGGAAGAGAGTGTGGGACCAAAAGTGTTACTATGACCAGAAACAGCCAGGCCAGGGCTAACATGGGTACACTGACCCCAAAAAGAAAGCCCTTAACCATAAGTGAGTACACTGTGGCCATACCCATAAGGGAGGGGGATACAGGAACTAACCCCTCCACTTGATTCTGGGCAGATGCACCAAACAGTACCAGCCCCAAGGTTGTGTACAACACCCCTGTGTTGATAGAGAGCAGCTGAAACATGAGGAGGAACCAAACGGTGCCCACAGTCTTCTTAATCCCACCACAGAGGAGCACCAGAACCCCAATGCTGAGGAGTATCTGGGTCTCTGTCTGGTGGTGGAAGGAGTATGTGATGGGCTTGTGTACCgcaaaggaagaggagaggattaAACGGATGTTATCGGGTTGACAGACATCAGCGGCATTGATGTGTTGTGCTCTAGCTTGCTGCTGTAGCCTAATGGCACAATCTGTTACGTCATTAACGTTAGCTACACGTTGTAGCACGCTAGATAACGTTACAACAGATCCATTcaaagtggctagctagctactgagcATGATTCTTGAGTCACTCAACCCCTCCTTGCTAAGGTACCATGCCCATTGGCAAAAACTGTAGTTCCAAGACTTTAGACATCTTCTGATAAACCGAAATATGTAGTGACTGTAAACAAAACTGATGATACTGTAACggccctgggtttataagcgcggaaattgactctgccgcacgagcatgcttttggggcacagtcgatagcgcgccggacctcgggctagaaggtccgagggttcgagacctgctccctgtctgtttcattacaatactaTAATGACAGCAACAATGCCACTTGTTAGCCTGAACTCAGGAGTAAAACTCTTGAACCTCTGAACCACATCTTTCTAAACTATTCGGGTGATCATGTTGATGCTCAGTGCATACTTGTCAAACTACTAGAGGATAATCAAGCACAATACAAAATGTCACTAACGACACTTTTCTTCCAATATTGCACAACACTTTAGCCAAGACTTGAGAAGCTAGCTTGCTAAACCAAAACAAATGTACTGAACTTCCGCATTTGGATGAATCACTTTCACAACCACAAAGATACTGTTGCGCAGACCATGAAGTGCGTTAAAGGCAGTGCTGCATTTAAAGACACTTCCTTCCACCTGCTGGCTTGTGCCTGAAATGTGATGACCAAGGAGTCCTCAACAGCTCATGTGAGTTAGATAGAAAGTTAGATATATTTGATTGGACaatttaataaaataataaaacccGTTTAATTAAATAAAACGTGTCAGGCCAGGGACAACAAAATAAAGTAAACGGTTTCTATTGTGGTCCCTTAATGTTACTCAAAGTAAAAcaataatacaacaaaatattTGGCAAGGAATGGTTTCTTCCTATTGATATCATGTTGGTCTATCTATGTAAAACGTCCAACCAACCATCGATACAACCATTACTCAGTCAGTAAGATATAATAAGCACATCACGTTCGTTATTGAGCTACAACCAGTGAAAATATGATACCACTAGTCCGGCTCCAAACAAGCGTTTTTCTTGTGACGTATTAAGCGCAGTCATAAAGCTGTGACCCAAAATGACGTAACCATGCATTAATTCACTACATAAACGGTGTTCAGATTTGATTTAATCTGTTCAATAGTTTTCTTCACTCAGGTTGTTGCAGGTAATCTTTGGCCTTTTGGGGCACCTCCTTCCcgacatatatatacatatataggaaatagggtgccatttgggatgccatctttgtgtgtgtgtctgtgtgtgagtcaggATGTGTTTTGTGTCTATTAATTGATGGAAATGTTTCCCTCAGAAAGAAAGATGGATCGTAATGATGAGAGAATCAAAAGAGCTTTAAGACGCCGCCCTTATGTGGTAAATATCaaatatttgtttgttttgtccTGTTTTTGTTATATTATCACATTTTAAATTAAGTGTTGTGTTGACAGTTGAAACCAGTGAGGGTGAACACCCCTGATTCCGTGTTGTGGCCAACCGGCAAGGTGCACAGAAGGCCAAAGCCTGTAAGTCATATCTGACCtgaaacaaaaacacatacacattAGTTATGCATTCTGCATGTACAAACTGCAGTTCTCAGAATTATTGCAAATGCAGATATCCCTATCTAACTTCATTGAATGCTGTCTTGACAGTCTAATTCAGTGCAGacccctcagatccacaaaaggcCTGTAAGTCAAATTCAACCACATAACAGTCCTTATATTATTTATTGATACACAATTCAAGGCCAATATGAGCAAAGCAGTGTTGAATTCATTCTTTTCTGTTAACAGCCAATCATTGTGAGCTATGGGCAGGACCAGACATCTGGGGATGGATGGAGCATCAATCTAGAGCCTCTCAGCCAGGTCATCTCTGCTGTTCCCATAAAGACACAACAGTTCGATCAATCTGTTGATTCATATGGCCATTTTGGTTGGCTTGGTTGAATTGACAATTATCCATTCGAGATGCTAAAGAATCCTGTACTATGGAAGATCTTTTGCCCCACCCCTAATGTTATGGGAGTTGCATTTATTGCATTTTCAGTTACCCATGTATTACTCACTACTTGTACAACCATGTTGGATTGCCTACATATTCTATGTATTCTATGGCTGCCATGAGTACAtgcctttctctgtctcctcagtcTGGAAGGGTGACTCGGCTGATAGAGAGAAAATATCATGACGTGATCTCATCCTCCAGTTCTGATGACTTTTCCATCTACTccttcactgactgtgaatctgAGGTAAAAGAGTTGTACCCTACCGTCCATGTCTTTGTTGAGTGACATCACTGGGAGGAGGATGGTCTCTGACTATTTGACTCTGATACACAGTGTGATGATGAGGATCATGAAAGGAGGACACCAAAGCTGAAAGTTGAGAatggaaaggagacaaagcttgATGTGAGGGACATGGACGAGGATGATGATCTGTCTCTCCACTCCTTCGATGAGTCAGACTTCCTGGTAAGTTCTGcatattaaatattttttatatatatacatgggggattggaaatgatgcagacaattacttaTTGAGTGTAGTCATGTATCTGCAATGTGTATAGAGTAGTTATAAAGTATTTCTACAGATTGTGTTGAACATAGCACTTTCCTGATATGTTACTTTACTTTCTGGTCCTACAGAGCCCAGGGAAGGTCTCAGGTCCTGTATCTGTCAAGAatggcctctctcctcttgtaACCTCAGCACACCGGACACTGGCTGAAGCCCTACGGGCCCTGCCCTCTGCTGTAGGCTCTCCCTACCCAGTAAATGTTCCAAGGCCTCGGACTCCTCTCAACCCTGTCATTATCGCTCCGCCCCGAACAGAGAACTTCCCATACCGCCACAGCCCTCGCCTGGCTCCCATCACCAACCTGAGCGAGACCGGCAGGAAGCTGCTCCAGGAAATGGCTGGAGTGACCCCACAGGTGAGAGGAAATACAAGAAGGGAATATTGGCCGTAAGTCCTTCTATAGTATAGCATAAGTCCTTCTCTAGTATAGTATAGCTCTAGGTATAGTAGCTCAAGAGAAGAGAGAACCCATAAACTTACATTACTTTATCTGCTTGTCCAAAATATTCAGGAAGGGAAGGTCAATAAGAAAAAGAAGAGCAAGGCCAAAAAAGAATTGAAGCAAGAGAAGGCCAGTAAGACGAAACAGATGGGAAATGTTGGAGAAAGTAAGGAGGAGGACAAGAAAGAGGAAAAGAAGAGTCTGAGGAAGAGGTGAGGAAATAGAGGAGGGAGAAGTGGAACATAACCAGGGAATACTAGACTAGAGAATTTGAGAAATAG is part of the Oncorhynchus kisutch isolate 150728-3 unplaced genomic scaffold, Okis_V2 scaffold1672, whole genome shotgun sequence genome and encodes:
- the LOC116367425 gene encoding uncharacterized protein LOC116367425 isoform X1, with the protein product MDRNDERIKRALRRRPYVLKPVRVNTPDSVLWPTGKVHRRPKPSNSVQTPQIHKRPPIIVSYGQDQTSGDGWSINLEPLSQSGRVTRLIERKYHDVISSSSSDDFSIYSFTDCESECDDEDHERRTPKLKVENGKETKLDVRDMDEDDDLSLHSFDESDFLSPGKVSGPVSVKNGLSPLVTSAHRTLAEALRALPSAVGSPYPVNVPRPRTPLNPVIIAPPRTENFPYRHSPRLAPITNLSETGRKLLQEMAGVTPQEGKVNKKKKSKAKKELKQEKASKTKQMGNVGESKEEDKKEEKKSLRKRFLQWLLSKLRCSKK
- the LOC116367425 gene encoding uncharacterized protein LOC116367425 isoform X2; the encoded protein is MDRNDERIKRALRRRPYVLKPVRVNTPDSVLWPTGKVHRRPKPSNSVQTPQIHKRPPIIVSYGQDQTSGDGWSINLEPLSQSGRVTRLIERKYHDVISSSSSDDFSIYSFTDCESECDDEDHERRTPKLKVENGKETKLDVRDMDEDDDLSLHSFDESDFLSPGKVSGPVSVKNGLSPLVTSAHRTLAEALRALPSAVGSPYPVNVPRPRTPLNPVIIAPPRTENFPYRHSPRLAPITNLSETGRKLLQEMAGVTPQVSSVAAVQTEMFKEIMDNYYFYHTHTQILSIGYSYNTHKCNFRDRNYD